The Halalkalibaculum roseum genome window below encodes:
- a CDS encoding enoyl-ACP reductase FabI produces the protein MAEQQGYGLLKGKKGIIFGALDERSIAWRIALACQREGAEFALSNAPVALRLGALDDLAEKTGASVYPCDVSKEDEVEDLMQKVKDEYGKIDFMLHAIGMSPNIRKNKEYKELNYHWYQQTLDISAVSLHKILHFAEKKEILNDGSSIVALSYIGAQRIFSKYSDMNDAKALLESIARNYASRLADRGIRVNTVSQAPTQTSAGSGIKGFDGMYTFADKLAPMGNPSADECADYCVTLFSDLTRKVTMQNLYHDGGFVNAGVNEEMIEGLAKLYGGENEDE, from the coding sequence ATGGCTGAGCAACAAGGATATGGACTGTTAAAAGGTAAAAAAGGAATCATTTTCGGGGCACTGGATGAGCGCAGTATAGCCTGGCGTATTGCTCTTGCCTGCCAACGGGAGGGAGCCGAATTTGCATTGTCCAACGCACCGGTTGCTCTGCGACTGGGAGCCCTTGATGATCTGGCCGAAAAGACCGGTGCTTCCGTGTATCCCTGTGATGTTTCCAAGGAGGATGAGGTGGAAGATCTCATGCAGAAAGTGAAGGATGAATACGGTAAGATTGATTTCATGCTTCACGCCATCGGGATGTCACCCAATATCCGAAAAAATAAAGAATACAAAGAACTTAACTACCATTGGTACCAGCAGACACTGGATATATCTGCTGTTTCCCTCCATAAGATTCTTCATTTTGCAGAAAAGAAAGAGATTCTGAATGACGGTTCCAGCATTGTTGCGCTCTCTTATATCGGCGCCCAGCGCATTTTCTCCAAGTACAGCGATATGAATGATGCCAAGGCCCTGCTGGAAAGCATTGCCCGGAATTACGCCAGCCGCCTGGCCGACAGGGGCATTCGTGTAAATACTGTTTCCCAGGCACCTACCCAGACTTCTGCCGGAAGCGGTATCAAAGGATTTGACGGGATGTATACCTTTGCGGACAAGCTGGCGCCTATGGGCAATCCTTCGGCAGATGAGTGCGCCGATTACTGTGTAACCCTGTTTTCAGATCTAACCCGGAAAGTAACCATGCAAAATCTCTATCATGACGGCGGATTTGTGAATGCCGGTGTTAATGAGGAAATGATTGAAGGACTTGCTAAGCTCTATGGCGGTGAAAATGAGGATGAGTAG
- the rpsP gene encoding 30S ribosomal protein S16: MLRIRLQRRGRRKRPLHHIVVADSRSPRDGRIIEDLGRFNNITAVNELKLDEERAIHWLKKGAQPSDTVRSIFKKQGIMYKMHLIRWGKSEEEIEEALTEWREAREAKEEKEPSRKERQRAMLEAEEKEFQKQLKKKAEEAAKEKAKQEALASAQEEESKEQEAKAEAETQEEVAETEETEAAAETVEAETEAEEEATAEAEAEETEETAEAEVEAETEEEAEATEEEPAEEQEAEAKEEETEEVEEEAKAEAQEEEKEEEAEAASEPEQVSTEMLAKEAIEHIENTPLEELEGFVPDDEDRVTVQRAWEDKKEG; encoded by the coding sequence TTGTTACGAATAAGATTACAACGAAGAGGTCGTCGTAAACGACCTTTGCACCACATAGTGGTAGCGGACAGCCGCTCACCAAGAGACGGACGAATCATTGAAGATCTCGGACGTTTCAACAACATTACAGCCGTCAACGAGCTCAAGCTCGACGAAGAGCGTGCCATCCACTGGCTCAAAAAAGGAGCTCAGCCTTCCGATACCGTACGTTCCATCTTCAAAAAGCAGGGTATCATGTATAAGATGCACCTGATTCGTTGGGGCAAGTCGGAAGAAGAGATAGAAGAAGCTCTTACCGAATGGCGTGAAGCTCGCGAAGCCAAAGAAGAGAAAGAGCCGAGCCGCAAAGAAAGACAGCGCGCTATGCTTGAGGCTGAAGAAAAGGAATTCCAAAAGCAGCTTAAGAAGAAAGCAGAAGAAGCTGCCAAAGAGAAAGCCAAGCAAGAAGCTCTTGCATCTGCTCAAGAAGAGGAATCAAAAGAGCAGGAAGCTAAAGCAGAAGCCGAAACTCAAGAAGAAGTAGCAGAAACTGAAGAGACAGAAGCTGCTGCGGAAACTGTTGAAGCTGAGACCGAAGCAGAAGAAGAAGCAACGGCAGAGGCAGAAGCTGAAGAAACGGAAGAAACTGCTGAAGCAGAAGTGGAAGCTGAGACTGAGGAAGAAGCTGAAGCAACAGAAGAAGAGCCTGCCGAAGAACAAGAAGCAGAAGCTAAAGAGGAAGAAACCGAGGAAGTTGAGGAAGAAGCAAAAGCGGAAGCCCAAGAGGAAGAGAAAGAAGAAGAGGCAGAAGCAGCTTCCGAACCGGAACAGGTTTCAACTGAAATGCTCGCTAAAGAAGCCATTGAGCATATTGAGAATACTCCTTTAGAAGAGCTTGAAGGCTTTGTCCCTGATGATGAAGACCGGGTTACCGTTCAACGCGCCTGGGAAGATAAAAAGGAAGGGTAA
- the trmD gene encoding tRNA (guanosine(37)-N1)-methyltransferase TrmD, translating into MRIDIISAVPQLLESPLSHSIVGNARESDLVEIQIHDLRDYSEDKHNKVDDYPYGGGAGMVLTPQPIFSCINHLKKQREYDEIIFTAPDGIPFKQQHANELSLKGNVMFLCGHYKGVDQRVRDALITKEFSIGDYVLSGGELPAMVMIDAMVRLLPGVLGDAESALSDSFQNDLLEGPVYTRPAEFKGMKVPDVLRSGDHKKVEEWRHKTSLERTKNVRPELFKKFRKEH; encoded by the coding sequence ATGAGAATTGACATCATATCGGCTGTACCACAGCTGCTTGAAAGTCCGCTGAGCCACAGTATTGTCGGCAATGCACGAGAAAGCGACCTTGTGGAAATACAGATCCACGATCTCCGGGACTATTCGGAAGACAAGCATAACAAGGTGGATGACTACCCTTATGGTGGTGGAGCCGGAATGGTTCTCACCCCGCAGCCTATATTCTCCTGCATCAATCATTTGAAAAAGCAGCGGGAATATGATGAAATTATTTTCACGGCACCGGATGGTATCCCGTTCAAACAGCAACATGCCAATGAGCTATCACTCAAAGGCAACGTTATGTTCTTATGCGGACATTACAAGGGCGTGGATCAGCGCGTACGCGATGCACTGATCACCAAAGAGTTCAGCATCGGTGACTATGTCTTATCAGGTGGCGAACTGCCCGCTATGGTGATGATCGATGCCATGGTTAGGCTACTTCCCGGAGTATTGGGTGATGCCGAAAGTGCTTTGAGCGACTCCTTCCAGAATGATCTGCTGGAAGGTCCGGTCTACACACGGCCGGCCGAATTCAAAGGCATGAAAGTGCCTGACGTGCTCAGATCAGGAGATCATAAAAAAGTTGAAGAATGGCGACACAAAACGTCGCTGGAGCGAACCAAAAACGTACGACCAGAATTATTTAAAAAATTTAGAAAAGAACATTAG
- the uvrB gene encoding excinuclease ABC subunit UvrB, whose protein sequence is MSHFDLQSPWPAAGDQPQAIEELVQGIESGDKYQTLLGITGSGKTRTVADVIDQVERPTLVMSHNKTLAAQLYRELSDFFPNNRVEFFISYYDYYQPEAYISSQDKYIEKDLSINDEIQRLRLRATSSLLSGRRDVIIVSSVSCIYGIGSPSEYEKLIISLETGMEIPRNTLLYDLVDLHYTRKDNDFGRGTFRVRGDVVDLYPAYAEDGLRISFWGDEIEKMEIFDVDSGEILETVNEFRIYPASHYVTTQDRLEDAIEQIRDELNWRVEVLKDEQKYLEAKRLEQRTLFDIEMMQEIGYCSGIENYSRYLSNRKPGERPYCLFDYFPDDFLLVVDESHQTVPQISAMYGGDRSRKIELVEHGFRLPSAMDNRPLTFEEWESVVNQAIFVSATPSDYELEKSGGVVVEQIVRPTGLMEPEIEVRPVDNQIDDLIDEIRDRVSKGHRVLCITLTKRLSEELSEYLKNIGISAAYMHSELNAMERVEVLYKYRRGDFDVLVGINLLREGIDIPELSLVAILDADKEGFLRSETSLFQIVGRAARNVEGKAIMYADKITDSMQTVIDETERRRKIQKEYNEEHGITPKTIEKELKPLVDPALISTKSFDLDEGREGEEEPLELVKVAEEGIKYKANPAMKEVTFESKEKFMEYLKDSMYTAAKNMEFEEAARIRDQIEQLKNEL, encoded by the coding sequence ATGTCTCACTTTGATTTACAATCTCCCTGGCCAGCGGCCGGTGATCAACCCCAGGCTATTGAAGAGCTGGTGCAAGGTATAGAGAGCGGTGATAAATATCAGACGCTTCTCGGAATTACAGGGTCAGGAAAAACCCGTACAGTCGCCGATGTTATCGACCAGGTTGAACGACCTACGCTGGTGATGAGTCATAATAAGACCCTGGCAGCCCAGCTCTACCGGGAGCTGAGTGATTTCTTCCCAAATAACCGCGTCGAGTTTTTTATCTCTTATTACGACTATTACCAGCCTGAAGCTTACATCTCGTCACAAGACAAGTACATCGAGAAAGATCTATCCATAAACGATGAGATACAGCGTTTGCGCCTGCGGGCTACGAGCTCCCTGCTCTCTGGAAGACGCGATGTGATTATTGTTTCAAGTGTGAGCTGCATTTATGGTATCGGTTCGCCATCGGAATATGAGAAACTGATCATCAGCCTGGAGACCGGGATGGAGATCCCAAGAAATACCCTCCTCTATGATTTGGTGGATCTTCATTATACACGAAAAGACAACGACTTTGGCAGGGGTACCTTTCGTGTACGAGGCGATGTAGTGGATTTATACCCGGCCTATGCCGAAGACGGTCTGCGTATCTCCTTTTGGGGAGACGAAATTGAAAAGATGGAGATCTTCGATGTCGATTCAGGGGAGATTCTGGAAACAGTAAACGAATTCCGGATTTATCCCGCATCCCACTATGTAACCACCCAGGATCGTTTGGAGGATGCTATTGAACAGATCCGTGATGAGTTGAACTGGCGGGTGGAAGTCCTGAAGGATGAACAGAAGTACCTCGAAGCCAAGCGCCTGGAACAGCGTACCCTCTTCGATATCGAAATGATGCAGGAGATTGGTTACTGCTCGGGTATTGAAAACTACTCCCGTTACCTGAGCAACCGCAAGCCCGGTGAGCGTCCATATTGTCTATTCGACTATTTTCCTGACGATTTCTTGCTGGTGGTGGATGAGAGCCACCAGACCGTACCTCAGATTTCGGCCATGTACGGCGGGGATAGGTCCCGAAAAATAGAACTGGTGGAGCACGGTTTTCGTCTCCCTTCTGCTATGGACAACCGACCGCTGACATTCGAAGAGTGGGAAAGCGTAGTGAACCAGGCCATCTTTGTCAGTGCCACGCCCAGCGATTACGAATTGGAGAAGAGCGGTGGCGTGGTTGTTGAACAGATAGTACGACCTACCGGTCTCATGGAACCCGAAATTGAGGTGCGTCCGGTAGACAACCAGATTGACGATCTCATAGACGAGATCCGCGATCGTGTGAGCAAAGGCCACCGGGTATTGTGTATCACGCTTACCAAACGATTGAGTGAGGAGTTGAGCGAATATCTCAAGAATATCGGTATCTCAGCTGCTTACATGCACAGCGAGCTCAATGCCATGGAGCGAGTCGAGGTGCTCTATAAATACCGGCGCGGTGACTTTGATGTGCTTGTCGGAATTAACCTTTTGCGTGAGGGTATTGATATTCCGGAGCTCAGCCTGGTGGCCATTCTGGATGCGGATAAGGAAGGATTTCTGAGGTCCGAGACTTCACTCTTCCAGATTGTCGGGCGGGCAGCGCGTAATGTAGAAGGAAAAGCGATCATGTACGCTGACAAGATTACCGACAGTATGCAGACGGTGATCGACGAAACCGAGCGACGCAGGAAAATTCAGAAAGAGTACAACGAAGAGCATGGCATCACGCCGAAAACCATCGAGAAAGAACTTAAGCCTCTGGTAGACCCTGCGCTCATATCCACCAAGAGTTTCGACCTTGACGAGGGAAGAGAAGGTGAAGAGGAACCGCTGGAGCTGGTGAAAGTTGCGGAAGAGGGTATCAAGTACAAGGCCAACCCGGCCATGAAAGAGGTCACCTTTGAGAGCAAGGAAAAGTTTATGGAATATCTGAAAGATTCCATGTACACTGCGGCTAAGAATATGGAGTTCGAAGAGGCCGCTCGAATACGCGACCAAATAGAACAATTAAAAAATGAGTTATAG
- a CDS encoding class I SAM-dependent methyltransferase, whose product MSTLAYLRSFFMDKDVASVTPTSRFCVRTVCKPIDFSKDLNIVEYGAGTGVFSKYLLKHMSLDSQLYLFETNDILYKKLLEIKNQRVHFYRKSVEHVTEILGEELLGKVDYIISGIPFSFLDEAQKESILNQSKQILKEGGGFLAYQTSGHLKDPLEKTFGNVETEWEWRNIPPMTVYRAFK is encoded by the coding sequence ATGAGTACATTAGCTTATCTGCGAAGTTTTTTTATGGACAAGGATGTGGCTTCCGTAACGCCTACATCCCGATTTTGTGTGCGCACGGTCTGTAAGCCGATTGATTTTTCTAAGGACTTGAATATCGTTGAGTACGGTGCAGGTACCGGTGTTTTTTCCAAATACCTTCTGAAGCACATGTCCCTCGATTCACAATTATACCTATTTGAAACCAATGACATTCTGTACAAGAAACTGCTGGAGATCAAAAATCAGCGGGTCCATTTCTATAGAAAGAGCGTAGAGCATGTGACCGAAATTCTGGGTGAAGAGCTGCTCGGAAAGGTCGATTATATCATATCGGGTATACCTTTCTCATTTTTGGATGAAGCCCAAAAAGAATCCATTCTGAATCAGAGTAAACAAATCTTGAAAGAAGGGGGAGGATTCCTGGCCTATCAGACCTCAGGACATTTAAAAGATCCGCTGGAAAAAACTTTTGGCAACGTAGAGACTGAATGGGAGTGGCGCAATATCCCGCCGATGACGGTTTACAGGGCTTTTAAATAG
- the ffh gene encoding signal recognition particle protein has protein sequence MFEDLSSKLEKAFQSLKGEAKISDVNIAETVREIRRALLDADVNYEVAKEFTNKVKDRAMGEDVLTAVNPGQQFTKIVYDEMVTIFGQEREDIEVAHTPPTVILIAGLQGSGKTTFSAKLAKYLKEENNRNPILAAADVYRPAAINQLKTLAESISTPVYSIEQKDAVRVAKEAVSMAKSLALDTVIIDTAGRMHVDEKMMNEVAEIKEAVQPNETLFVVDSMTGQDAVNTAKEFNERINYDGVVLTKLDGDTRGGAALSIKTVVEKPIKFVSTGEKLDALSPFYPDRMAQRILGMGDVVSLVEKAQKEFDQEEAEKLQKKIKSDKFDLEDFRQQLQQIKGMGNISDLVGMIPGAGKALQDKEIDEDAFKPIEAIINSMTPEERRNPEILNGTRRRRIAQGSGTKVRDINDLMKQFNQMKKMMKQFSGMGKMGKMMKGMKNLPFG, from the coding sequence ATGTTTGAAGATCTATCGTCAAAACTTGAGAAAGCCTTTCAAAGCCTGAAGGGTGAAGCCAAGATCAGTGATGTCAATATCGCTGAGACGGTACGTGAAATACGCCGCGCCCTACTCGATGCCGACGTGAATTATGAAGTTGCCAAGGAATTCACGAATAAGGTTAAAGACCGCGCAATGGGTGAAGATGTGCTTACTGCGGTTAATCCCGGACAGCAGTTCACCAAGATTGTATATGACGAGATGGTGACCATCTTCGGTCAGGAGCGGGAAGACATTGAAGTCGCCCACACTCCGCCGACGGTCATTCTGATTGCGGGTTTACAGGGTTCGGGTAAAACCACCTTCTCGGCGAAGCTGGCCAAATACTTGAAGGAAGAGAACAACCGGAATCCAATTCTGGCTGCAGCCGACGTGTATCGTCCCGCTGCTATCAACCAGCTAAAGACGCTGGCGGAATCGATCAGTACTCCTGTCTATTCTATTGAACAGAAAGACGCCGTCAGGGTAGCCAAAGAAGCGGTATCCATGGCCAAGAGTCTCGCGCTGGATACAGTGATCATTGATACGGCCGGACGCATGCACGTGGACGAGAAGATGATGAACGAGGTGGCTGAAATTAAAGAAGCCGTTCAGCCCAACGAAACACTTTTCGTCGTCGACTCGATGACGGGTCAGGACGCCGTGAACACGGCAAAAGAATTTAATGAACGAATCAATTACGACGGCGTGGTTCTCACCAAGCTTGACGGTGACACACGCGGCGGTGCGGCTCTCTCTATTAAAACGGTTGTTGAAAAACCGATCAAATTTGTAAGTACCGGAGAGAAACTTGACGCACTATCGCCCTTCTATCCCGACAGGATGGCCCAGCGAATTTTGGGTATGGGTGATGTGGTTTCGCTGGTGGAAAAAGCCCAGAAGGAGTTTGACCAGGAGGAAGCCGAAAAGCTTCAAAAGAAAATTAAGTCAGACAAGTTCGACCTGGAAGATTTCAGGCAGCAACTTCAGCAGATTAAAGGCATGGGCAATATCTCGGATTTGGTAGGAATGATTCCGGGAGCCGGCAAAGCACTGCAGGATAAAGAAATTGACGAAGACGCATTCAAGCCCATTGAAGCTATTATTAATTCCATGACCCCTGAAGAACGAAGAAATCCCGAAATACTGAACGGGACACGCAGGCGCAGAATCGCCCAGGGATCCGGAACCAAGGTTCGGGATATCAACGACCTGATGAAACAGTTCAATCAGATGAAGAAGATGATGAAGCAGTTCTCAGGAATGGGTAAAATGGGCAAGATGATGAAAGGGATGAAGAATCTTCCCTTCGGATAA
- the rimM gene encoding ribosome maturation factor RimM (Essential for efficient processing of 16S rRNA), producing MLEPIEDQYLMIGHIARSHGVKGEVLIISEVFAPQLFDEIDLVHIQNARGDLVPARIESVRVQEKNNRLSFFVKFEHVSDRNRAEELKSSAVYVLREKAESLVDGDEAIDYTEFEIQDDQNNNIGIITGIIESPAHPILEVITDDQEKLLIPFVDEYIQSVDEDQSIIYCQNLEQLTNL from the coding sequence ATGCTGGAACCCATTGAAGACCAGTATTTAATGATTGGGCATATTGCCCGGTCGCACGGAGTTAAAGGAGAAGTTTTAATCATCTCCGAGGTTTTCGCTCCGCAACTTTTTGATGAAATTGATCTGGTTCATATTCAGAATGCCAGAGGGGATTTAGTCCCCGCCCGGATTGAGTCGGTTCGGGTTCAGGAAAAAAACAACCGGCTTTCGTTCTTTGTAAAATTTGAGCACGTGTCCGATCGCAATAGGGCTGAAGAGCTTAAAAGTTCTGCAGTTTACGTGTTACGTGAAAAGGCAGAATCCCTTGTTGATGGCGATGAGGCCATTGATTATACGGAGTTTGAAATTCAAGATGACCAAAATAACAATATTGGCATCATCACAGGTATAATCGAAAGTCCGGCGCATCCCATCCTGGAGGTCATCACAGATGACCAAGAAAAGCTGCTCATCCCTTTTGTGGATGAATACATACAATCAGTCGATGAAGATCAGAGTATCATTTATTGCCAAAACTTGGAACAACTGACCAACTTATAG
- a CDS encoding zinc-dependent metalloprotease: MKQFSAFALVLLFTCFLATPQIQAQDKTPTISEKTKGLDKQEGFFTYYWDEKEGKIWLEIDKLDQEFLYVNSLAAGVGSNDIGLDRNQLGDDRVVYFDRRGPKVLMVQPNYSYRAITDNQKETESVRDAFAQSVLWGFKVAAESKGRVLVDATDFLLRDAHGVVDRLKGMNQGNYRLDDSRSALYRDGTMNFPKNTEFEATLTFTGDASGGYIRSVTPSSDAVTVRQHHSFVELPDDDYEPRVFDPRSGYFGTDYQDYSTPIGESLTKRFITRHRLEKKNPGTAMSEPVEPIIYYLDPGTPEPVRSALLDGARWWNQAFEAAGYRNAFQVKMLPEDAHPLDVRYNVINWVHRSTRGWSYGSSVVDPRTGEIIKGHVLLGSLRVRQDYLIAEGLLAPYEDGQPENDPMMEMALARIRQLSAHEVGHTLGIAHNFAASTNSRASVMDYPAPKVNIDENGNLDLSEAYDSGIGEWDKVTVAYGYQDFPEGTDEKQGLDEILNKAFEDGLLYISDYDARPAGGAHPKAHLWDNGTDAVDQLNHIMNVREIALQNFGEAVIPNGRPMATIEDALVPIYLFHRYQIEGTVKLIGGMDYTYKLRGDSQPGPEPLAPAQQQAALEAMLSTISVEALRMPDAIIDIIPPRPIGYYGSRELFNSHTDPAFDPLGAAETAAHATTSLLFNANRAARLVDFEARNPDHLGLAEMIDKVYENTWMAEPQDGYNGAIQRAVNFVTLYNLLQLAADEDASSQVRAISNEKLVELYDFLNKEEKATESEQWLAAYNYGAKLIDGFMENPERIEEMTPPLSPPPGSPIGSTDSFLGCSW, encoded by the coding sequence ATGAAACAGTTTTCAGCTTTCGCCCTGGTTTTGCTCTTTACCTGTTTCTTGGCAACACCACAGATTCAGGCACAGGACAAAACACCTACCATCAGTGAAAAAACAAAAGGACTCGATAAGCAGGAAGGATTTTTTACCTATTACTGGGATGAAAAAGAAGGGAAAATCTGGTTGGAGATCGACAAACTGGATCAGGAGTTTTTGTATGTGAATTCCCTAGCCGCCGGTGTCGGGTCAAACGACATCGGACTTGATCGTAATCAACTGGGCGACGATCGCGTTGTTTACTTTGACAGGAGGGGTCCCAAGGTGCTAATGGTGCAGCCCAACTATTCCTACCGGGCTATAACCGATAATCAAAAAGAGACAGAATCGGTGCGAGATGCTTTTGCCCAATCAGTTTTATGGGGGTTTAAAGTGGCTGCCGAGAGTAAAGGGCGCGTGCTGGTTGATGCAACTGACTTTCTTCTTCGTGATGCACACGGTGTGGTTGATCGTCTGAAAGGCATGAACCAGGGGAACTACCGCCTTGATGACTCCCGTTCGGCACTCTACAGGGATGGTACGATGAATTTTCCCAAGAATACGGAGTTTGAAGCAACCTTGACCTTTACAGGTGACGCATCGGGAGGATATATCCGTTCGGTCACACCATCCTCGGATGCTGTGACGGTTCGCCAACACCACTCTTTTGTGGAACTGCCGGATGATGACTATGAACCAAGAGTGTTTGACCCACGATCGGGTTATTTCGGGACTGATTACCAGGATTACAGCACCCCAATCGGTGAATCGCTGACCAAGCGTTTTATCACCCGTCATCGCCTGGAAAAGAAAAATCCGGGTACTGCTATGAGCGAACCCGTAGAGCCTATTATCTATTATCTCGACCCGGGCACACCTGAACCGGTGAGAAGCGCCCTGCTTGATGGAGCCCGCTGGTGGAACCAGGCTTTCGAAGCGGCGGGATATCGAAATGCATTTCAGGTTAAAATGCTTCCGGAAGACGCTCACCCCCTTGACGTTCGATATAATGTCATCAACTGGGTCCATCGTTCTACTCGCGGCTGGTCGTATGGCTCGTCGGTTGTGGATCCTAGAACTGGAGAAATCATAAAAGGGCATGTACTCTTGGGTTCTCTTCGGGTGCGTCAGGACTACCTGATTGCCGAGGGTTTGCTTGCTCCCTATGAAGATGGACAACCGGAAAATGATCCCATGATGGAAATGGCACTGGCTCGCATCAGGCAGCTATCGGCTCATGAAGTGGGACATACGCTTGGTATCGCACACAATTTTGCGGCCAGCACTAATAGCAGGGCATCGGTAATGGATTACCCGGCGCCTAAAGTGAATATTGATGAAAACGGCAATCTGGACTTATCAGAAGCCTACGATTCCGGTATCGGTGAATGGGATAAGGTGACCGTGGCCTACGGCTATCAGGACTTTCCGGAAGGTACGGATGAGAAACAGGGTCTTGATGAGATATTAAATAAAGCTTTTGAGGATGGACTACTCTATATATCGGACTACGATGCACGACCGGCGGGCGGGGCTCATCCGAAAGCCCATCTTTGGGATAACGGGACGGACGCTGTCGATCAGCTAAATCACATCATGAATGTCCGTGAAATTGCTCTTCAAAATTTTGGAGAGGCAGTAATCCCCAACGGTCGTCCAATGGCAACTATCGAAGATGCACTGGTGCCTATTTACCTGTTTCACCGCTATCAAATAGAAGGAACCGTGAAGCTGATTGGCGGCATGGACTACACTTATAAGTTACGGGGAGACAGTCAGCCAGGCCCCGAACCATTGGCACCTGCGCAGCAACAGGCCGCTCTTGAAGCGATGCTGAGCACCATTTCGGTTGAGGCTTTGCGCATGCCTGATGCTATTATTGACATTATTCCACCCCGACCCATCGGTTATTATGGTTCTCGTGAGTTATTCAACAGTCACACGGATCCTGCATTTGACCCGCTGGGTGCCGCAGAAACGGCTGCTCATGCCACAACCTCATTGTTGTTCAATGCCAACCGTGCTGCAAGGCTAGTCGATTTTGAAGCCCGTAATCCGGACCATTTGGGACTGGCCGAAATGATTGACAAAGTATATGAAAATACTTGGATGGCGGAGCCTCAAGATGGATACAACGGGGCTATTCAAAGGGCTGTCAACTTTGTTACATTGTATAACCTGTTACAATTGGCGGCAGATGAGGATGCTTCAAGCCAGGTCAGAGCGATTAGCAATGAAAAGCTTGTTGAACTGTATGACTTTCTCAATAAAGAGGAGAAGGCTACCGAAAGCGAGCAGTGGCTTGCGGCTTACAATTATGGTGCCAAATTGATTGACGGTTTCATGGAGAATCCCGAAAGAATTGAAGAAATGACGCCTCCATTGTCACCACCTCCCGGCTCGCCCATAGGTAGCACAGATTCGTTTTTAGGCTGCTCTTGGTAA
- the rplS gene encoding 50S ribosomal protein L19, translating to MDKLKLAEQSLVHDDIPEFKSGDTVNVHYRVREGDKERIQQFQGVVISRKGTGPNQTFIVRKISAGNIGVERIFPLYSPFIAKIEVKKEGDVRRSKLYYLRDRRGKAARIKEKDRRMTDNNSNAKAAAPKEEPVAEKEEASSEEE from the coding sequence ATGGATAAGTTAAAATTAGCAGAACAATCACTTGTACACGACGATATCCCCGAGTTCAAATCGGGTGATACGGTAAACGTACACTACCGAGTTCGCGAAGGTGACAAGGAACGCATTCAGCAATTCCAGGGCGTGGTTATCTCACGCAAGGGAACAGGACCGAATCAAACCTTTATCGTCCGCAAAATATCAGCGGGTAATATCGGTGTTGAGCGTATTTTCCCACTCTACTCACCTTTTATTGCGAAAATCGAAGTCAAAAAGGAAGGAGACGTTCGTCGCTCCAAGCTTTACTACCTGCGCGACAGAAGAGGTAAAGCCGCACGTATCAAAGAGAAAGATCGTCGTATGACAGACAATAACAGTAATGCGAAAGCAGCTGCTCCAAAAGAAGAGCCCGTTGCTGAAAAGGAAGAAGCTTCTTCTGAAGAAGAGTAG